A genomic window from Brassica oleracea var. oleracea cultivar TO1000 chromosome C8, BOL, whole genome shotgun sequence includes:
- the LOC106309640 gene encoding uncharacterized protein LOC106309640, giving the protein MRCKRHTVDLSSTAGVCASCLRERLLSLAASAAVTEDHNQSRKSNNLIFPRSVSPYVARRKSDVGGGGGNRRFITTPQVDTGFSCKDFESNRSSKPRSGKASRISSLFRARSDDFDSDTKSRVSCSSSSSSRSWISSFLSKKQPTACYIEDVISARRPQRVYCRGMSPARDTEAGEEENEPRRTPAMKTPGRRNIAAGIGRSISGMGFCLSPLVRASPNCPFKRKIRFPSEFNGNGGEVTVPEKPHIAEAASFCANRSKKLVDIGRVNHRR; this is encoded by the coding sequence ATGAGGTGTAAAAGACACACCGTCGATCTCAGCAGCACCGCCGGCGTCTGCGCTTCTTGCCTCCGTGAACGTCTCCTCTCCCTCGCCGCTTCCGCCGCCGTCACAGAAGACCATAATCAATCGCGTAAATCTAATAATCTGATTTTCCCTCGCTCTGTTTCTCCTTACGTAGCCCGCAGAAAATCCGACGTCGGAGGAGGAGGAGGAAACCGCCGGTTCATCACCACTCCTCAGGTGGATACCGGATTCTCATGCAAGGACTTCGAATCGAACCGTTCCTCTAAACCGAGGAGCGGTAAAGCTTCGAGAATCTCCAGTCTGTTCAGAGCTAGATCTGACGATTTCGATTCCGATACCAAGTCTCGAGTTTCCTGCTCGTCCTCGTCCTCGTCACGGTCATGGATCTCGTCGTTTCTCTCCAAGAAGCAACCCACCGCGTGTTACATCGAGGACGTGATCTCCGCTCGTAGACCTCAGCGAGTGTACTGTCGAGGGATGTCGCCTGCGAGAGATACTGAAGCAGGAGAGGAGGAAAACGAGCCGAGAAGAACTCCGGCGATGAAAACTCCCGGGAGGAGGAATATTGCGGCGGGGATAGGGAGGAGCATTTCGGGGATGGGTTTCTGTTTGAGTCCGTTGGTGAGAGCTAGTCCTAACTGTCCGTTTAAACGGAAAATTAGATTCCCGTCGGAGTTTAACGGAAACGGCGGCGAGGTAACGGTGCCGGAAAAGCCGCATATTGCAGAAGCGGCGTCGTTTTGCGCGAATAGATCGAAGAAGCTTGTGGATATAGGTAGAGTTAATCACCGCCGTTGA